In a single window of the Tellurirhabdus bombi genome:
- a CDS encoding SusC/RagA family TonB-linked outer membrane protein, protein MNKHVHTYLRHYRWLVGLLAFFVSTAAWAQGDVSGKVTDDKGEALPGVNVVAEGTTIGTTTDATGNYRLKVPADRKVLVFSFVGYLSQKITIGNKQTINVTLLADDKALEEVVVVGYGTQNKRDVTGSIGSINQKTIEQRQAVNVFDAMQGAVAGVQISSNSGAPGAGSSIVIRGASTFADDGVQPLFIVDGMIVNDINGLNPNDIKSIEILKDQASAAIYGSRSANGVVIITTKTGEEGKPRVDVRYLRSYSTIANALPQVNKFERVLNNNTTRGTVLEKYSSTADSVGLISSTSNDYQELLTQTAIRNDVGLSISGGNDRLRYFTGLNYIGEEGVILTSYNNKANMRVNVDYNATKKLKFGTRLSLGYTKTNNISEGDVLGWALKRITDYIIWYPDGGLAPVYAMGGQRNPIQEIYARKRLTNRYEGNFNQYVEYKFTNWLQFRASATGNVLLTRYNEFRSKELDANTNEDLRQSAGSDETMWRWTILSDAYLSANKSFGAHEFNAMVGGSIENGKTENMYYGAQKYVTESGLSTINLGTLNASQTYTFAQDYAIVGLFTRWGYSYKGRYILNGIARADGSSRFGRNNRWGVFPSVSAGWRFSDENFMNWANPILTEGKLRVSYGTGGNDRALGYYESQTRYEAGHFYNGVAGVTSVTTFGNPNVKWEQNRATDFGIDLNMLNGRVSFTGDYYIRTTKDLIVPVNLPTNTGYATMKMNLAGIENKGLELSVSAYPIPRTKNFSWQTTFNWARNINRITNLARENYVQSNVWYVAAGMSAGNFYGYKQLGIYQYDASNAYTDDYATRLTPVVNRDAQGNVIIGQNGQPTVESYVFPNGDAYTGTVRQITVNGVVARGGDVIWENRPNNEGTYDNKIDDSDRQILGNAQPKWDLGWNNMLNYKQWSLSFNFYVRWGGKIYNKFMHSYASWGGNLHNQHPDYVRTGWKYPGQLTDWYWIGNDRNYNYRELSSYFLEDGSFIRLRNIRLSYQLDNALARRLRLGALTVYGYGNNLFTWTNYTGYDPEIGGGVLTPGRDNATYPRKREIGFGINVSL, encoded by the coding sequence ATGAATAAACATGTACATACCTATCTGCGGCATTACCGCTGGTTGGTTGGCTTACTGGCCTTTTTTGTCAGCACGGCGGCTTGGGCGCAGGGCGATGTCAGCGGTAAAGTTACCGACGATAAAGGCGAGGCTTTGCCCGGCGTCAACGTGGTTGCGGAAGGCACCACCATTGGAACCACAACCGACGCAACGGGTAACTACCGCCTGAAAGTCCCCGCCGACCGAAAGGTGCTGGTTTTTTCGTTTGTGGGCTACCTGAGCCAGAAAATTACGATTGGAAATAAGCAAACCATTAACGTAACGCTGCTGGCAGACGACAAGGCGCTCGAAGAAGTGGTGGTCGTGGGGTACGGCACGCAGAACAAACGCGACGTGACGGGCTCTATTGGCTCCATCAACCAGAAAACCATTGAACAACGCCAGGCCGTCAACGTATTTGATGCCATGCAGGGCGCGGTGGCTGGGGTGCAAATCAGCAGCAATTCGGGTGCGCCGGGTGCGGGAAGCAGCATTGTCATTCGCGGGGCGTCTACCTTTGCCGACGACGGTGTTCAGCCGCTGTTCATTGTGGATGGAATGATCGTGAATGACATCAACGGCTTGAATCCCAATGATATTAAATCCATCGAAATTCTGAAAGACCAGGCGTCAGCGGCCATTTACGGTTCTCGTTCGGCCAACGGCGTAGTTATTATCACCACCAAAACCGGCGAAGAAGGCAAACCGCGCGTCGATGTACGTTACCTGCGTAGCTACAGCACCATTGCCAACGCGCTGCCGCAAGTCAATAAGTTCGAGCGGGTGCTTAACAACAACACAACCCGGGGAACTGTCCTGGAAAAATATTCATCCACCGCCGATTCGGTCGGCCTGATCAGCAGCACCAGCAATGATTATCAGGAATTATTAACGCAAACCGCCATTCGGAATGACGTGGGCCTGAGCATCAGCGGGGGCAACGACCGGCTGCGTTATTTTACCGGCCTGAATTACATCGGTGAGGAGGGCGTCATCCTGACCAGCTACAACAACAAGGCAAACATGCGGGTCAACGTGGATTACAACGCCACTAAGAAACTTAAATTTGGTACGCGCTTGAGCCTGGGCTACACAAAGACCAACAACATCAGCGAAGGCGATGTGCTCGGCTGGGCCTTGAAACGGATCACCGACTACATTATCTGGTATCCAGACGGTGGACTGGCACCCGTGTACGCGATGGGCGGCCAGCGCAATCCGATTCAGGAAATCTACGCCCGGAAGCGGCTTACTAATCGGTACGAGGGCAATTTTAACCAGTATGTCGAGTATAAATTTACGAACTGGCTTCAGTTTCGGGCGAGTGCAACCGGCAACGTGCTGCTGACTCGTTACAACGAATTTAGAAGCAAAGAGCTGGACGCCAACACCAACGAAGATTTGCGCCAGAGCGCCGGTAGCGACGAAACCATGTGGCGCTGGACCATTCTGAGCGATGCCTATCTGTCGGCAAACAAAAGCTTCGGGGCACACGAATTCAACGCAATGGTGGGTGGTAGTATCGAGAACGGGAAAACCGAAAATATGTACTATGGTGCCCAGAAATATGTTACCGAAAGCGGTTTGAGCACGATTAACCTCGGTACCCTGAATGCTTCGCAGACGTACACCTTTGCGCAGGATTACGCCATCGTCGGGTTATTCACGCGCTGGGGCTATAGCTACAAAGGCCGGTATATTCTGAATGGAATTGCCCGCGCTGACGGTTCGTCGCGTTTTGGACGGAATAATCGTTGGGGGGTATTTCCTTCGGTATCAGCCGGATGGCGTTTCTCCGACGAGAATTTTATGAACTGGGCGAATCCCATTCTGACTGAAGGTAAGCTGCGAGTAAGCTACGGTACCGGAGGAAATGACCGCGCGCTGGGTTATTATGAATCGCAAACGCGCTACGAAGCGGGCCACTTTTACAACGGTGTGGCTGGTGTAACCAGTGTTACCACCTTTGGGAATCCGAATGTAAAATGGGAGCAGAACCGCGCCACAGACTTTGGAATTGACCTGAACATGCTGAACGGTCGCGTGTCGTTTACGGGCGATTATTACATCCGCACCACCAAAGACCTGATTGTGCCGGTAAACCTGCCAACCAATACGGGTTATGCAACCATGAAAATGAATTTGGCGGGTATTGAAAATAAAGGGTTAGAACTTTCCGTATCAGCGTACCCAATTCCGCGCACGAAAAATTTCTCCTGGCAGACAACGTTCAACTGGGCCCGGAACATCAACAGAATCACCAATCTGGCGCGCGAGAACTACGTGCAAAGCAACGTCTGGTACGTGGCGGCGGGCATGTCGGCCGGGAATTTCTACGGCTACAAGCAACTCGGTATTTACCAGTATGATGCCAGTAATGCCTACACCGACGATTATGCGACTCGCCTGACGCCCGTTGTGAACCGCGATGCACAGGGAAATGTCATTATTGGTCAGAATGGCCAGCCAACGGTGGAGTCTTATGTATTTCCCAATGGGGATGCGTATACTGGAACCGTCAGACAGATTACTGTGAATGGCGTGGTAGCTCGCGGCGGCGATGTGATTTGGGAAAACCGACCTAATAATGAGGGTACGTACGACAATAAAATTGATGATTCCGATCGGCAGATACTGGGTAATGCGCAACCAAAATGGGATTTGGGCTGGAACAACATGCTGAATTACAAGCAGTGGAGCTTATCATTTAACTTTTACGTTCGCTGGGGCGGCAAGATTTACAACAAATTCATGCATTCCTACGCGTCCTGGGGCGGCAACCTCCACAACCAGCACCCCGACTACGTGCGGACAGGTTGGAAATACCCGGGTCAGCTCACCGATTGGTACTGGATCGGCAACGACCGGAACTACAACTACCGCGAACTCAGCAGCTATTTTCTGGAAGACGGCTCGTTCATTCGCCTGCGGAACATCCGGCTTTCCTACCAGCTCGACAACGCGCTGGCTCGCCGCCTGCGTCTGGGAGCGCTAACGGTTTATGGCTACGGAAACAACCTGTTCACCTGGACCAACTACACCGGTTACGATCCGGAAATTGGCGGTGGTGTGCTGACGCCGGGACGGGATAACGCAACCTACCCGCGCAAACGCGAAATTGGTTTTGGCATCAACGTTAGTTTGTGA
- a CDS encoding hybrid sensor histidine kinase/response regulator transcription factor: MAQRYTRILLILSVLMLECLPERAFSQPITQTFSHLTVEEGLSQSSVYAITQDKADFMWFGTRDGLNRYDAGKVVVYRKQSKQPNSLSSNAINSLLTDRQGRLWVGTNGGLNFYQPKQDNFQRIVSDSTNTQSLSNSQVTTLLQDLDGSLWVGTRDGLNRSKKPTSFQFERFLATSDAQTALANTYIRALFQDRQGTLWVGTSAGLSRLTRTKAGRYQIANFYLEAKDSVYRDNANWVNTIAEDAAGRLWLGTEKKGIALFDKTKGKVVSWNAVQGLDLSTQTIRNIEPGEQGRFWVGTISGLYIIAQDGRYFQKLTNNPAKVGSLNDNSIRAIYRDRNGSFWVGTYYGGVNFYSSLAKPFGAFQLVDREGGIPFKTAGPMLPSQQGQLWIGTDDRGLLLTNRNRTILRHYTHTPKNKQSISNDKIKCLLADGQKGLWVGTIKGLNYLDFRTNSFTRYFNDPGDANSLPDDRIYDLKYDAEGNLWIATYRGGLCRFEPKTGLFERLIAQPANPEALQTNAITSLLIDSRQQFWVGTTQGLYQKIKGKNAFIRLKHKSDDSTSLSGNYIACLFEDQQQRLWVGTRDNGLNRLEPGSRTFRRFSVQHGLPGNTIAGIREDGRGRIWISTENGLSRFDPKQGRFSNFDKHDGLVCKEFTTNSAYRDERGYLYFGGYNGIVIFHPDSIRSNNHIPRLAFTGLKLFNQPVSLADSTQTILEKSIQHTPSLTFNHQQNVFSVEFAVLNFINSPKNRYAYQLVGFDKDWNYVDEPVATYMNLEPGDYTLRIKGANNDGVWNPQPLEVAITILPPLWKSTWAYALYVTVFLGLLYMWSRFNRVRLQLAHDLQLEHLEKERQQELHQTKLNFFTNIAHEIRTPLTLVISPIEVLSSQYPADSLIQKQLSVMKLSTNRLLRLLNQLLDFQKHETGNVRLHRQEHDLVTFLRSITDSFQEYARSRQVTLRYESEKAAVSVWFDAGEMEKVFYNLLLNAFKFTPAGGEIAVRIAFPEGTDADENQVCIFIEDNGVGISADDLHRIFHRFYQADHPGTHNSGFGIGLALSKSIIDLHQGTIGVESREASAGQHGHTQFMIKLPLAVASEATNIKAKGEEITAFLAPAEPIVVDFVQEEVSTNHSVEKPLILIVEDQEDIRAYLKEMLQETYQVVEAANGALAWEQATQSLPDLVISDVAMPVMDGVELTRRLKTDARTAHIPVILLTARTAVEHQLAGLKTGADEYLTKPFHGQLLMTRIQNLLQLREKLKAKYHRIVTLQPQNQEIDHPDDKFLNRLMTIMESNLSNADFNVASLVTEMGMSRPVLFRKVKMLTGLSVIDLLRTTRLKKAEMLLKQRKMSVSEVAFTVGFNDPKYFSKSFRSQFGQTPTEYLTNLN, from the coding sequence ATGGCCCAACGATATACACGGATTCTCTTGATACTGAGTGTCTTGATGCTTGAATGTCTGCCAGAAAGGGCGTTTTCTCAGCCTATTACGCAGACATTCAGCCATCTGACCGTCGAAGAAGGCTTGTCGCAAAGTAGTGTCTATGCCATTACGCAGGATAAAGCTGACTTCATGTGGTTCGGCACCCGCGACGGCCTGAACCGCTACGACGCGGGCAAGGTGGTTGTCTACCGCAAGCAGAGCAAACAGCCCAACAGCCTTTCGTCCAACGCCATCAACAGTTTGCTGACCGACCGGCAGGGACGGCTGTGGGTGGGCACCAACGGCGGGCTCAATTTTTACCAGCCGAAGCAGGACAATTTTCAGCGTATTGTATCGGATTCGACGAATACACAAAGTTTATCGAATAGTCAGGTTACCACCCTATTACAGGATCTGGACGGGAGCCTGTGGGTAGGCACGCGTGATGGCCTTAATCGATCAAAAAAGCCTACTTCGTTTCAGTTCGAACGGTTTTTGGCTACTTCAGACGCGCAAACTGCGCTCGCAAATACCTACATTCGGGCCCTGTTTCAGGACCGGCAGGGAACCCTTTGGGTGGGTACGTCGGCTGGTTTATCGCGACTAACTCGGACCAAAGCGGGTCGTTATCAGATTGCGAATTTTTATCTGGAAGCCAAAGATTCGGTCTATCGGGATAATGCCAACTGGGTCAATACCATTGCCGAGGATGCGGCGGGTCGTTTGTGGCTGGGCACGGAGAAAAAAGGCATTGCGCTGTTTGATAAAACCAAAGGAAAGGTCGTTTCCTGGAATGCCGTTCAGGGCCTGGATTTAAGCACGCAAACAATTCGAAACATTGAACCCGGCGAGCAGGGTCGTTTCTGGGTGGGCACGATATCGGGCCTGTACATTATCGCGCAGGACGGTCGCTATTTTCAGAAATTAACCAACAATCCAGCCAAGGTAGGTTCGCTCAATGACAACTCTATTCGGGCCATCTACCGCGACCGGAACGGCTCATTCTGGGTTGGTACGTATTACGGCGGCGTCAATTTTTACAGTTCTTTGGCCAAACCGTTCGGCGCGTTTCAACTGGTTGACCGGGAGGGAGGCATACCCTTTAAAACGGCTGGGCCAATGCTACCCAGCCAGCAAGGCCAGCTCTGGATTGGCACTGACGACCGGGGTCTACTGCTTACTAACCGCAACCGAACCATTCTGCGCCATTATACGCATACGCCCAAAAACAAGCAGTCCATTTCCAATGATAAAATCAAGTGCCTGCTTGCCGATGGCCAAAAGGGGCTCTGGGTTGGCACGATCAAAGGGCTGAATTACCTCGATTTTCGGACGAACTCGTTTACGCGGTATTTCAATGATCCGGGCGACGCGAATTCGCTTCCAGATGACCGGATATATGATCTAAAATACGACGCCGAGGGGAATCTGTGGATCGCGACTTACCGGGGCGGGCTTTGCCGGTTTGAGCCTAAAACGGGTCTTTTTGAGCGATTGATAGCCCAGCCTGCCAATCCTGAAGCGCTGCAAACCAATGCCATAACCAGTCTGCTGATTGATTCGCGGCAGCAATTCTGGGTGGGCACAACGCAGGGGTTATACCAGAAAATAAAGGGCAAAAACGCCTTCATCCGGCTGAAACACAAATCAGATGACTCAACTTCGCTAAGCGGAAATTACATTGCCTGTCTGTTCGAAGATCAGCAGCAGCGGCTTTGGGTAGGCACGCGCGACAACGGCCTGAACAGGCTGGAACCTGGCTCGCGTACGTTCCGGCGTTTTTCGGTGCAGCACGGTTTGCCCGGTAACACCATTGCGGGCATTCGGGAAGATGGCCGGGGGCGAATCTGGATCAGTACGGAAAATGGCCTGTCGCGGTTTGATCCGAAGCAGGGGCGTTTTTCCAATTTTGATAAGCACGACGGTCTGGTTTGCAAGGAGTTTACGACGAATTCGGCCTATCGGGATGAGCGGGGTTATCTGTATTTCGGGGGCTACAACGGCATTGTTATTTTTCACCCTGATAGCATTCGGAGCAACAACCACATTCCCCGGCTGGCGTTTACAGGTTTGAAACTGTTCAACCAGCCCGTTAGTCTGGCCGATTCCACCCAGACGATTCTGGAAAAAAGCATACAGCATACACCATCGCTGACCTTCAATCACCAACAAAACGTTTTCTCCGTTGAATTTGCCGTTCTGAATTTTATTAATTCGCCCAAAAATCGATACGCCTACCAACTGGTGGGCTTCGATAAAGACTGGAATTATGTCGATGAGCCGGTGGCCACGTACATGAATCTGGAGCCCGGCGACTACACGCTTCGCATCAAAGGCGCTAATAACGACGGCGTCTGGAATCCGCAGCCGTTGGAAGTGGCCATCACTATTTTGCCGCCCCTCTGGAAATCTACCTGGGCGTATGCGCTGTATGTAACGGTCTTTTTGGGATTGCTTTATATGTGGTCCCGCTTTAACCGAGTGCGGCTGCAACTCGCGCATGATTTACAACTGGAACATCTGGAAAAAGAGCGACAGCAGGAATTACACCAGACAAAACTGAATTTCTTCACGAACATTGCGCACGAAATCCGAACGCCGTTAACGCTGGTTATCAGTCCGATAGAGGTGTTGTCCAGCCAGTATCCAGCGGATAGCCTGATTCAAAAGCAGCTTTCCGTGATGAAGCTGAGTACCAACCGATTGCTGCGGTTACTAAACCAACTACTGGACTTTCAGAAGCACGAAACGGGCAATGTCCGCCTGCATCGGCAGGAGCATGATCTGGTCACTTTCTTGCGGAGCATTACGGATTCGTTTCAGGAGTACGCGCGTTCGCGGCAGGTGACGCTTCGGTATGAGTCGGAAAAGGCGGCAGTTTCGGTTTGGTTTGATGCGGGTGAGATGGAAAAAGTGTTTTACAACCTGCTCCTCAACGCTTTTAAATTTACTCCGGCGGGTGGTGAAATTGCCGTGCGGATTGCCTTTCCTGAAGGTACGGACGCCGATGAAAATCAGGTTTGTATCTTTATTGAAGACAATGGAGTTGGGATTTCTGCCGATGATCTGCACCGCATTTTCCACCGCTTTTATCAGGCCGACCATCCCGGAACGCACAACTCAGGATTTGGCATCGGGCTGGCACTGAGCAAGAGCATTATTGACCTGCACCAGGGAACCATCGGGGTGGAAAGCCGGGAAGCCAGTGCGGGGCAGCATGGCCATACCCAATTTATGATTAAGCTACCTTTAGCCGTGGCCAGCGAAGCGACGAACATTAAGGCAAAAGGCGAAGAAATCACGGCGTTCCTAGCCCCGGCAGAGCCTATTGTGGTAGATTTTGTGCAGGAAGAGGTCAGTACGAATCATTCGGTCGAAAAGCCGCTCATCCTCATTGTGGAAGATCAGGAAGACATTCGCGCTTACCTAAAGGAAATGCTTCAGGAAACGTATCAGGTCGTTGAAGCAGCGAATGGTGCACTGGCCTGGGAGCAGGCAACGCAGAGCCTGCCCGATCTGGTTATTAGTGACGTGGCTATGCCGGTGATGGATGGCGTTGAATTAACGCGTCGGCTCAAAACGGATGCGCGGACGGCCCACATTCCGGTTATTTTGCTGACGGCCCGCACGGCTGTTGAGCACCAACTGGCGGGTTTAAAAACAGGCGCCGATGAATACCTGACGAAGCCTTTTCATGGCCAACTGCTGATGACGCGGATTCAGAACCTGCTTCAACTGCGCGAGAAATTAAAGGCCAAATACCACCGCATTGTCACGCTGCAACCGCAAAACCAGGAAATTGACCATCCCGACGATAAATTTCTGAATCGCCTCATGACCATTATGGAAAGTAACCTGAGCAACGCCGATTTCAACGTGGCCAGTCTGGTTACCGAGATGGGCATGAGCCGTCCGGTGCTGTTTCGAAAAGTGAAAATGCTAACGGGTCTTTCGGTTATTGATTTGCTGCGTACTACCCGACTGAAAAAAGCGGAGATGTTGCTTAAACAAAGAAAAATGAGCGTCTCGGAAGTGGCGTTTACGGTGGGCTTTAATGATCCGAAATACTTCAGTAAGTCGTTCCGCAGCCAGTTTGGGCAAACACCAACGGAATACCTCACCAACTTGAATTAA
- a CDS encoding FAD-dependent oxidoreductase, with product MIREQATDKRSLKTVRHEADLVVVGGGLSGVSAAVTAARAGIRVTLVQDRPVLGGNSSSEVRLWVLGATSHMGNNNRWAREGGFIDELLLENLYRNPEGNPLIFDTIVLEKVVSEPNIKLLLNTAVYEVEKKDAETISSLKAFCSQNSTSYDLVAPLFCDASGDGIVAFQAGAAFRMGAEAMEEFGEKFAPTAEYGELLGHSMYFYTKDTGRPVRFVPPSYALQDITQIPRYKRFNAKEHGCQLWWLEYGGRLDTVHDTETIKWELWKVVYGVWNHIKNSGLFPEAETMTLEWVGQIPGKRESRRFEGDYMLTQQDIVEQRPHPDAVAFGGWSIDLHPADGVFSEKPGCNQWHSKGVYQIPYRSYYSRNISNLFVAGRIISASHVAFGSSRVMGTAAHGGQAVGMAAVLCTRDALLPRDLTEPARMQELQTELLKTGQHIPGLHLQDKDDLAQRATLSASSELVLDELPANGPLLPLSQSSAQMLPLSAGPVPQLTAYVTASQETTLTVELRRSSKAANHTPDVTLKTLEIPLQKGKQEIDLNFDATMEEAGYGFVMFMKNEHVQLQYSQLRLTGVLSVFNKVNAAVSNFGKQEPTEDIGVDTFEFWTADRRPKGHNIAMQITPGIQVFGVENLKNGIQRPTNQPNAYVAALSDPNPTVTLSWTQPQQISRVELFFDGDFDHPCENVLMIHPETASPFCVKEYILCNDRKERIHHQLDNHQTRNTIQFETPVETSSLTIHLKGSNGQQTVPAALCEVRCYA from the coding sequence ATGATACGCGAACAAGCAACCGATAAACGTAGTTTGAAAACCGTTCGGCATGAGGCTGACCTGGTTGTTGTGGGTGGCGGATTGTCGGGAGTAAGTGCCGCTGTGACGGCGGCCCGTGCAGGGATTCGCGTTACCTTGGTGCAGGACCGTCCCGTGCTGGGGGGAAATTCGTCCAGTGAAGTCCGGCTCTGGGTGCTGGGGGCAACGTCGCACATGGGCAATAACAACCGTTGGGCGCGTGAAGGGGGCTTCATTGATGAACTCTTACTCGAAAATCTATACCGCAACCCCGAAGGGAACCCCCTTATTTTTGATACCATTGTCCTGGAAAAAGTAGTTAGCGAGCCGAATATCAAGCTCTTATTAAATACGGCGGTTTACGAAGTAGAGAAAAAAGATGCCGAAACCATTAGCAGCCTGAAAGCATTTTGCAGCCAGAACAGCACGTCCTACGACTTGGTTGCCCCGTTGTTTTGCGATGCTTCCGGCGATGGCATTGTCGCTTTTCAGGCGGGGGCGGCCTTTCGCATGGGAGCCGAAGCGATGGAGGAGTTTGGCGAAAAATTCGCGCCGACCGCTGAATACGGTGAGTTGCTGGGTCATTCGATGTATTTCTACACCAAAGACACGGGCCGACCAGTTCGCTTCGTGCCACCGTCATATGCCTTGCAGGACATTACCCAAATTCCGCGCTACAAACGGTTCAATGCCAAAGAACACGGTTGTCAGTTGTGGTGGCTCGAATACGGCGGACGGCTCGATACCGTGCACGATACGGAAACCATTAAATGGGAACTTTGGAAAGTGGTCTACGGAGTCTGGAACCACATTAAAAATTCTGGTCTGTTTCCCGAAGCCGAAACCATGACGCTCGAATGGGTTGGCCAGATTCCCGGCAAGCGTGAAAGTCGCCGGTTTGAGGGCGATTACATGCTAACCCAACAGGATATTGTCGAACAGCGTCCCCATCCTGATGCCGTGGCCTTTGGTGGCTGGTCCATTGATTTGCATCCTGCCGATGGTGTTTTCTCCGAAAAACCGGGCTGTAACCAGTGGCACAGCAAAGGGGTTTATCAGATTCCCTACCGTTCGTATTACAGCCGAAATATCAGCAACCTGTTCGTGGCAGGGCGGATCATCAGCGCATCGCACGTGGCTTTTGGCTCGTCGCGGGTGATGGGTACGGCGGCCCACGGTGGTCAGGCGGTTGGCATGGCGGCGGTGTTGTGTACGCGGGATGCGCTGCTGCCCCGCGACCTGACAGAACCCGCCCGGATGCAGGAACTTCAAACCGAACTACTGAAAACCGGACAGCATATTCCGGGGCTTCATTTACAGGATAAAGACGATCTGGCGCAACGCGCTACCTTGTCGGCTTCCAGCGAGTTGGTGCTCGACGAACTGCCTGCGAACGGACCGTTGCTGCCGCTAAGCCAGTCGTCCGCCCAGATGCTGCCACTGTCTGCTGGGCCTGTTCCGCAGCTAACCGCTTATGTGACAGCCAGTCAGGAAACTACATTAACCGTTGAACTGCGCCGGAGCAGTAAAGCCGCCAACCATACGCCGGATGTGACGCTCAAAACGCTGGAAATTCCGCTGCAAAAAGGCAAGCAGGAAATCGACCTGAATTTCGACGCTACGATGGAGGAGGCGGGGTATGGTTTTGTGATGTTCATGAAAAACGAACACGTGCAACTGCAATACAGCCAGCTGCGGCTTACAGGCGTTTTGTCGGTGTTCAACAAGGTAAACGCGGCAGTTTCCAACTTTGGCAAGCAGGAGCCGACCGAAGACATTGGCGTCGATACATTTGAGTTCTGGACTGCCGACCGCCGTCCTAAAGGTCACAACATTGCTATGCAGATTACGCCGGGTATTCAAGTATTCGGCGTTGAGAACCTGAAAAATGGGATTCAACGGCCAACAAACCAGCCCAACGCCTACGTGGCGGCCTTGTCGGACCCCAATCCGACCGTTACGCTAAGCTGGACTCAGCCTCAGCAAATTAGCCGCGTAGAACTGTTCTTCGATGGCGATTTTGACCATCCGTGCGAAAACGTTCTCATGATTCATCCAGAAACCGCCTCGCCGTTTTGCGTGAAGGAATACATTCTCTGCAACGACCGAAAAGAACGCATCCATCACCAGCTAGACAACCACCAGACGCGGAACACCATCCAGTTTGAAACACCGGTTGAAACAAGCAGTTTAACCATTCATCTGAAAGGGTCCAACGGCCAGCAAACGGTGCCTGCCGCCCTGTGTGAGGTGCGTTGTTACGCCTGA